In one window of Vallitalea okinawensis DNA:
- a CDS encoding sensor histidine kinase — protein MKRSISYKSKLVLTYMLLITLPVLLFGIFIYKDFWSILKKQETDSVMEKLNQEVLTINLKLNDIENIAHYLSVNTQLTTFLREGPNTSPSNFVQNYNNKILPLVTWIQNTNIYIQDINIFTYNENINEVAMFHHISNYEDQSWLNNVLEQVSLGNPYWEPSHIARDYLDINHKKREVLSLWYIVNPFDPANTAYLELEINTRELFASTLYTYSSTNNKDQLVVMDTTGHIFSDNKKDNIVTQLVEVFDVNEILQGDQDYLAYSSNNTSYYAYYKKIAKLDTYFIDVFPEREIHRLLKQPMSTYIIMVFTTYALLILLAFTLSSILTKKIKVIRNSMKKIEEEDFDVHIQVNGKDELDHLAMDFNRMAFRINELINKVYKYEISKKQSELKALQAQIRPHFIYNTLESLRMLAEINDDEEVSDGLISLAKLIKQNLKKGTNTITIKQELSFLNHYIKVQNITHNNLIQLHCHIPIDLMDLHILTFTLQPIIENAVIHGFNGLPLNIFITGEKGKDELSIFMKNDGKPIEESKLEEICNQLEMIDSNQRESISHIGMVNVNKRLKLYYGETYGVKIMSSANETITVIVNMPVVDDTVIGGGKR, from the coding sequence ATGAAAAGAAGTATAAGCTATAAAAGTAAATTAGTATTAACCTATATGCTATTGATTACATTACCAGTATTATTATTTGGTATATTCATTTATAAAGACTTCTGGTCCATACTAAAAAAACAAGAAACGGATTCAGTAATGGAGAAACTTAATCAAGAAGTCTTAACAATTAATTTAAAATTAAATGATATTGAAAATATTGCTCATTATTTATCTGTTAACACTCAACTAACTACTTTCTTAAGAGAAGGACCAAATACCTCACCAAGTAATTTCGTACAAAATTATAATAATAAGATTTTACCTTTGGTTACATGGATTCAAAATACTAATATTTATATTCAGGATATCAATATATTTACGTATAATGAAAATATTAATGAGGTAGCAATGTTTCATCATATAAGTAATTACGAAGATCAATCCTGGTTAAACAACGTTTTAGAGCAAGTTTCATTGGGGAATCCCTATTGGGAACCAAGTCACATTGCAAGAGATTATCTTGATATAAACCATAAGAAAAGGGAAGTTTTATCACTATGGTATATTGTTAATCCCTTTGATCCAGCCAATACTGCTTATTTAGAATTAGAAATAAACACAAGAGAGCTATTTGCTTCAACTTTATATACCTATTCTTCTACAAACAATAAAGATCAGTTGGTCGTTATGGATACCACGGGCCATATATTTTCAGATAATAAAAAGGATAATATAGTTACTCAATTAGTGGAAGTATTTGATGTCAATGAAATTCTTCAAGGTGACCAGGATTATTTAGCTTATTCCAGTAATAATACCTCCTATTATGCCTATTATAAGAAAATTGCAAAATTAGATACTTATTTTATCGATGTCTTTCCAGAGAGGGAAATACACAGATTACTCAAACAACCTATGTCCACATATATTATCATGGTGTTCACAACCTATGCTTTACTTATACTTTTGGCATTTACACTAAGTAGCATTCTAACCAAAAAAATAAAAGTCATCCGAAATAGTATGAAAAAAATAGAAGAAGAAGATTTTGATGTCCATATTCAAGTGAATGGTAAAGATGAGTTAGATCACTTGGCTATGGATTTTAACAGGATGGCTTTTCGTATAAATGAACTAATAAATAAAGTTTATAAATATGAAATCTCAAAGAAACAATCTGAATTAAAAGCATTGCAAGCTCAAATTCGTCCTCATTTTATTTATAATACATTGGAAAGCTTGAGGATGTTAGCAGAAATCAATGATGATGAAGAAGTTTCAGATGGGCTAATATCTTTAGCTAAACTCATTAAGCAGAACTTAAAAAAAGGTACCAATACCATTACAATTAAACAAGAATTATCCTTCTTAAACCATTATATTAAAGTTCAGAATATAACCCATAATAATCTCATTCAATTACATTGTCATATTCCTATAGATTTGATGGATTTACATATTTTAACCTTTACATTACAGCCTATTATTGAAAATGCAGTTATACATGGATTTAATGGACTACCATTAAATATTTTTATAACTGGGGAGAAAGGAAAGGATGAATTATCCATCTTCATGAAAAATGATGGTAAACCTATTGAAGAATCAAAACTAGAAGAGATTTGTAATCAACTTGAGATGATAGACTCCAATCAAAGAGAATCCATTAGCCACATTGGAATGGTTAATGTTAATAAACGTTTAAAGCTCTATTACGGTGAAACTTATGGTGTGAAAATTATGAGTAGTGCCAATGAAACTATAACCGTTATCGTCAATATGCCGGTTGTAGATGACACAGTTATAGGGGGAGGTAAGCGATGA
- a CDS encoding response regulator transcription factor: MNQLLIVEDDNHIRKGLIKIINKMNLDISHIFEASDGFQGLDIYHTNKPNVIMTDIRMPGMDGLDFIEKIRAVNPTVKIIILSAYSDFSYAQRAIRYQVTDYLEKPVDKEDLKNLLTSLLASIKKENLAHQEKESKDSKLQEYNRMIFKELLSAKNLTSQKIEQKLKTTSIQWQGKQFIAGAIFPSVHRQDLHQALGKKYELLTTFETQDFQTIYLHKLPQDFSTINYVNDMQYVVKHLNNSQERPITMGLSSLQSALYLSKLMKQCLIALDYKLLKPKQSIILFDETKHEMNSNASNSLWYNSAVQTYKEKNFIRFSNEFDDLFRRLVDDPNVTPEVIKDFLKCLIEKCTNKPVVIDRMYLEASSLTNLKFAIKQYLQKQLKISDEPDSDYNNHIQRALMYIEDHYNQSITIDNIGQYLEINATYFSHLFKKEMGISFIDYLQKYRITVSKRLLIESNYKIYKIAEMVGFTDDKYFYKIFRKTEGITPSVYRKKHMNNRP; the protein is encoded by the coding sequence ATGAATCAATTATTAATCGTAGAAGATGATAACCACATTAGAAAAGGACTTATCAAAATCATTAATAAAATGAATTTGGATATATCACATATCTTTGAAGCATCAGATGGTTTTCAAGGATTAGACATCTATCATACCAACAAGCCTAATGTCATTATGACGGATATTAGAATGCCTGGGATGGATGGTTTGGATTTTATAGAAAAGATCAGAGCTGTCAATCCTACAGTAAAAATTATCATCTTAAGTGCTTATAGTGATTTTTCTTATGCTCAAAGAGCCATTCGATATCAAGTAACAGATTATCTAGAAAAGCCAGTTGACAAAGAGGATTTAAAGAATTTACTCACTTCATTACTAGCAAGCATAAAAAAAGAGAACCTGGCTCACCAAGAAAAAGAAAGTAAAGATTCCAAGTTACAGGAATATAATCGAATGATTTTTAAAGAACTTTTATCAGCTAAGAATTTAACCTCACAAAAAATAGAACAAAAATTAAAGACTACCTCTATTCAGTGGCAAGGAAAGCAGTTTATAGCAGGAGCTATTTTCCCTTCTGTACATAGACAAGATTTGCATCAAGCGTTAGGTAAAAAGTATGAGCTGCTGACAACCTTTGAAACACAAGATTTTCAGACGATCTATTTACATAAACTACCTCAAGATTTTTCCACAATAAATTATGTAAATGATATGCAATATGTTGTTAAACACTTAAACAATAGCCAAGAAAGACCGATTACCATGGGGTTAAGTAGTCTTCAATCTGCTCTATACCTTTCTAAATTAATGAAACAATGTTTAATAGCATTGGATTACAAGTTATTGAAGCCAAAGCAATCTATCATCTTATTTGATGAAACCAAACATGAGATGAACTCTAACGCAAGTAATAGTCTTTGGTATAACAGTGCAGTTCAGACCTATAAAGAAAAAAATTTCATTCGATTTAGTAATGAATTTGATGATTTATTTCGTAGACTAGTTGATGACCCTAATGTAACCCCTGAAGTTATAAAGGACTTTTTGAAGTGTTTAATTGAAAAATGTACTAATAAGCCAGTAGTCATTGATAGAATGTATTTAGAAGCATCATCTCTTACAAATCTTAAGTTTGCCATAAAACAATACTTACAGAAACAGTTAAAAATTTCTGATGAGCCGGATAGTGATTATAATAATCACATACAAAGGGCGTTAATGTACATTGAAGATCATTATAACCAAAGTATTACTATTGATAACATTGGTCAGTATCTAGAGATTAATGCTACTTACTTTAGTCATTTGTTTAAAAAGGAAATGGGTATTAGTTTTATTGATTATTTACAAAAGTATAGAATTACTGTATCAAAAAGATTACTTATCGAATCCAATTACAAAATCTATAAAATCGCTGAAATGGTTGGGTTTACTGATGATAAATATTTTTACAAGATATTTAGAAAAACAGAGGGGATTACCCCTTCTGTGTATCGAAAAAAACATATGAACAATAGGCCGTAG
- a CDS encoding type 2 periplasmic-binding domain-containing protein has translation MKRFISLTLVTVLIVALLAGCGSNDDKTTVNDPKPIETVGENEYGWEMPSETIEFTYFAGQGNPDDVEKESKLISEFLLQNFNVKINKMVYDTDRKERLNLMLASNDYPDVITGLDLTDVNLLVELDKTVELTSLIEEYGPNITERYGDTIERYKTENGELNYLMKGWGFLPIPDNSATIRYDIWQNMGAPEIITTDDYYKILKQMVEENPVNADGKNAYALSYYGGESANILEDWIQITLGMWGLKDGYKEDENYQLTHWANTEEGLEMTIWMNQFFRDGLLDPDSVVNTFDDWKSKVSTERAYGHIGRWWDTWNAGHEVWQKTDENWQDDKRFVHVNVKNEDAEQVYLSPKNTNGWSATVITDKCENPEEVMKWLDFEISDMGTRINGWGVPNLDTSSWDTDGSSYTFREEAKQGVINGTYDYEIGSLLGQYEYWLVMGQKPLADGTNVWFDQNFNNESKWKKVMNDNLVDTIYDFSAYRNISYEPDNPLTVVKQQVQDVILTGWTYAITAETEEQCIQRFEELQEKANEAGLQDLEAYITEQYNNNLDAWKMK, from the coding sequence ATGAAACGTTTTATAAGTCTTACATTAGTTACAGTACTTATTGTAGCATTACTAGCAGGATGTGGATCAAATGACGACAAAACTACTGTCAATGATCCCAAGCCTATTGAAACTGTAGGAGAAAATGAATATGGATGGGAGATGCCCAGTGAAACAATCGAATTTACTTATTTTGCAGGACAAGGAAATCCTGATGATGTTGAAAAAGAATCTAAATTAATCAGTGAATTCTTACTACAAAATTTTAATGTAAAAATTAATAAGATGGTTTATGATACAGATCGTAAAGAAAGATTAAATTTGATGCTTGCATCTAACGATTACCCTGATGTCATAACAGGATTGGACTTAACAGATGTTAACCTCTTAGTAGAACTCGATAAAACCGTAGAGCTTACATCTCTCATCGAAGAATATGGTCCAAACATAACAGAGAGATATGGGGATACAATTGAAAGATATAAAACCGAAAATGGTGAACTCAATTATTTAATGAAAGGTTGGGGATTCTTACCGATTCCTGATAACAGTGCCACAATTCGTTACGATATATGGCAAAACATGGGTGCTCCTGAGATTATAACAACTGATGATTACTACAAAATATTAAAGCAAATGGTTGAGGAAAATCCTGTGAATGCAGATGGTAAAAATGCCTATGCACTTTCCTATTATGGTGGTGAATCAGCAAATATTCTCGAAGACTGGATACAGATTACATTAGGTATGTGGGGTCTTAAAGACGGTTATAAAGAAGACGAAAATTATCAATTAACCCACTGGGCTAATACTGAAGAAGGCTTAGAAATGACCATATGGATGAATCAATTCTTTAGAGATGGTTTATTAGATCCCGATAGTGTTGTAAATACTTTTGACGATTGGAAATCAAAGGTATCCACTGAAAGAGCTTACGGACATATAGGACGCTGGTGGGATACATGGAATGCTGGCCACGAAGTCTGGCAGAAAACTGATGAGAATTGGCAAGATGATAAACGTTTTGTCCATGTAAATGTAAAGAATGAAGATGCAGAACAAGTATATTTATCACCTAAAAATACTAACGGATGGTCTGCAACAGTTATTACAGATAAATGTGAAAATCCTGAAGAAGTTATGAAATGGCTAGATTTTGAGATATCTGATATGGGTACAAGAATTAATGGTTGGGGTGTACCAAACTTGGATACTTCATCATGGGATACAGACGGTAGTTCTTACACCTTCAGAGAAGAAGCAAAACAAGGTGTTATAAATGGAACATACGATTATGAAATTGGATCATTATTAGGTCAATACGAATACTGGTTAGTTATGGGGCAGAAGCCACTTGCCGATGGAACAAATGTATGGTTTGACCAAAACTTTAATAATGAAAGCAAATGGAAAAAAGTCATGAATGATAATTTGGTAGACACAATCTACGACTTCTCAGCTTATAGAAATATAAGTTACGAACCTGATAATCCTCTAACAGTTGTTAAACAGCAGGTACAAGATGTTATCCTTACAGGATGGACCTATGCTATTACAGCTGAAACAGAAGAGCAATGTATTCAAAGATTCGAGGAATTACAAGAAAAAGCTAACGAAGCTGGATTACAAGATTTAGAAGCTTATATTACTGAGCAATACAATAACAACTTGGATGCATGGAAAATGAAATAA
- a CDS encoding glycosyl hydrolase family 18 protein, producing the protein MRFKGKMRRIITIIMGFILLVSFTINPAFSKGLSFVDTEGHWAEDEISIWTKYGFISGYSDGSFQPNDYITRAEFVTIINRVLKPETYTDIDYSDVSTTSWYYEEMAKGVTEGYIQGYSDQTLKPQNPITREEVAVIVAKITGGVVEDTKNIEAFNDYNMISTWSMEAVALAVEKGYIVGYYDNTIQPQKPITRAEVIALLTRVFDEIFEGELPEADEDFKVVAYYPFWASESPAQVNYDGMTHINYAFAVPNEDGSVKVEQPQKLQQLVEEAHSQGVEVYLAIGGWGYDTTFANIASDPQKRSIFINCLMDLVDQYNLDGIDMDWEYPDKNDEPENFVLLLEELKAVLDQEDKGLTAAVIAGATPSGYVSWAAGGIKDEAIALVDWLNIMVYDGQYGDQSNHHSSYEFAVTALNYWKNQRNVPQDKIVLGVPFYGRNVKDQAERYDEIIEKDPSAVYSDYSNGYYYNGIPTIQEKAELALEDAGGIMIWEITQDTSDNTSLYKAIIDTIN; encoded by the coding sequence ATGAGATTTAAGGGTAAGATGCGTAGAATAATTACCATAATCATGGGATTTATTCTACTGGTGTCATTTACTATAAACCCAGCGTTCAGTAAGGGATTAAGTTTTGTGGATACTGAAGGACACTGGGCTGAAGATGAAATAAGTATTTGGACAAAATATGGTTTTATCAGTGGATACAGTGATGGAAGTTTTCAACCTAATGATTATATAACAAGAGCAGAGTTTGTAACGATTATAAATCGTGTTCTTAAACCAGAAACCTATACTGATATTGATTATTCGGATGTTTCTACAACGAGCTGGTATTATGAAGAAATGGCGAAGGGTGTAACTGAAGGTTACATTCAAGGTTATAGCGATCAAACTTTAAAACCTCAGAATCCAATAACTCGGGAAGAAGTCGCAGTAATTGTTGCTAAAATTACAGGCGGGGTAGTTGAAGATACAAAGAACATAGAAGCTTTTAATGACTATAATATGATATCAACTTGGAGCATGGAAGCAGTGGCACTAGCTGTTGAGAAAGGCTACATAGTAGGATATTATGATAATACAATTCAACCCCAAAAGCCTATTACCCGAGCTGAAGTTATAGCTCTATTGACCAGGGTATTCGATGAGATTTTTGAAGGTGAGCTACCAGAAGCTGATGAAGATTTTAAAGTAGTGGCTTACTACCCATTTTGGGCTAGTGAATCACCTGCACAAGTCAATTATGATGGGATGACACATATTAATTATGCCTTTGCAGTCCCTAACGAAGATGGTAGTGTAAAAGTAGAGCAACCCCAAAAGTTACAACAACTCGTTGAAGAGGCTCATAGTCAAGGTGTGGAAGTATATCTTGCTATTGGTGGTTGGGGATATGATACCACATTTGCAAATATTGCAAGTGATCCACAAAAACGAAGCATATTCATTAATTGTTTGATGGACCTAGTTGATCAATATAATCTTGATGGTATAGATATGGACTGGGAATATCCTGATAAGAATGATGAGCCAGAAAACTTTGTCCTTTTACTAGAAGAACTAAAGGCAGTATTAGATCAAGAAGACAAAGGGTTAACTGCGGCTGTTATTGCAGGTGCAACACCTAGTGGTTATGTATCTTGGGCTGCTGGGGGTATAAAAGATGAGGCTATAGCCCTTGTTGATTGGTTAAATATCATGGTTTATGATGGTCAATACGGTGATCAATCAAATCATCATTCATCATACGAATTTGCGGTTACAGCTCTAAATTATTGGAAAAATCAACGTAATGTACCCCAAGATAAAATCGTCTTAGGTGTTCCTTTCTATGGTCGTAATGTGAAGGATCAGGCAGAACGATACGATGAAATCATAGAGAAAGACCCAAGTGCTGTCTATAGTGATTACTCAAATGGCTATTACTATAATGGTATACCTACTATTCAAGAGAAGGCGGAGTTAGCTCTTGAAGATGCAGGTGGTATTATGATTTGGGAAATTACTCAAGATACATCCGATAATACCAGCCTATATAAAGCAATAATTGATACTATTAATTAG
- a CDS encoding glucosidase family protein: protein MKIQSKLCLHSSDQNLVEGFHWAKEQALSYVSLSDPVGPWYEAALPGRHAFCMRDVAHQTNGAHVLGLDECNFNMLYQFASYISESRDWCTYWELTKDGEPASVDYKDDDNFWYNLPANFDFIDCCLRQYHWTGNNEYIENKVLNYFYDRTVTDYIDTWDINKDGILEHLPEYGRRGLASYSEGNFNIVTASDLIAAQYAGYKAYSDMQKIKENHSLSIDYYEKALGLREHFNNQWWDEENNKFYGALLHDGSYYDISNALLLYFDGVNKDKQEHLLQRLYNNQAINVEEMSYYPETLYKFGKKKEAYNILCNLINPNLKRREYPEVSFSVIGTITTGLMGIQPDATKRTITTKSGLTEDTAWCQLQNVPVFEGSIDLRHDATHLSTLTNNGIENLTWRAYFEAANEVLINGKKASLKDSFIDLQVEKGQKVRIEAFRN, encoded by the coding sequence ATGAAGATTCAATCAAAACTTTGCTTACATTCCTCAGATCAAAACTTAGTAGAAGGGTTTCACTGGGCGAAAGAACAAGCTTTGAGTTATGTATCCTTATCTGATCCAGTTGGTCCTTGGTATGAAGCAGCCTTACCAGGTCGACATGCATTTTGTATGAGAGATGTGGCACATCAGACTAATGGTGCTCATGTCCTTGGTTTGGATGAGTGTAACTTTAATATGTTATATCAATTTGCTAGTTACATTAGTGAATCTAGGGATTGGTGTACTTATTGGGAGTTAACCAAAGATGGTGAACCTGCATCCGTTGATTACAAGGATGATGATAATTTCTGGTATAATCTACCTGCAAACTTTGATTTCATAGATTGTTGTTTAAGACAATATCACTGGACTGGAAATAATGAATACATAGAAAATAAAGTACTCAACTATTTCTATGATCGAACTGTTACAGATTATATCGATACATGGGATATCAATAAAGATGGTATTCTGGAACACCTTCCTGAGTATGGTAGAAGAGGATTAGCCTCCTACAGTGAAGGAAACTTCAATATTGTTACAGCCAGTGACTTAATAGCAGCTCAATATGCAGGTTATAAAGCTTATAGCGATATGCAAAAAATAAAAGAAAATCACTCTTTATCCATTGATTATTATGAGAAAGCTCTTGGGTTAAGAGAACATTTTAATAACCAATGGTGGGATGAAGAGAATAATAAATTTTATGGTGCATTACTGCATGACGGTAGCTACTATGATATTAGTAATGCGTTACTCCTCTATTTTGATGGTGTTAACAAAGACAAACAAGAGCATCTATTACAACGTTTATATAATAATCAAGCCATCAATGTTGAAGAGATGTCCTATTATCCAGAAACCCTATATAAGTTTGGTAAGAAGAAAGAGGCCTATAACATACTATGTAACCTCATAAACCCAAACCTAAAAAGAAGAGAGTATCCTGAAGTATCATTCAGCGTCATTGGTACCATCACAACTGGTTTAATGGGCATACAACCTGATGCGACCAAGAGAACTATTACAACAAAATCTGGCTTAACTGAAGATACAGCCTGGTGTCAACTTCAAAATGTTCCTGTTTTTGAAGGATCTATAGACCTTCGACATGATGCAACACATCTCTCTACACTCACCAACAATGGGATTGAAAACTTAACCTGGAGAGCTTACTTTGAAGCTGCAAACGAAGTCCTCATTAACGGGAAAAAGGCATCGTTAAAAGACTCTTTTATAGATTTACAAGTAGAGAAGGGTCAAAAAGTGAGAATAGAGGCTTTTAGGAACTAA
- a CDS encoding ABC transporter permease has translation MSKLSQATSSKKKESMLNTIKRTFIREKQLWFICIPLIIWVFIFAYIPMYGVLMAFVKFVPGRSIMESDWIGLQYFIQFFSSPDFLMVMRNTLAISGLNILFGFPAPIILALLFNELRLSKFKKTVQTISYLPHFISWVVTASLIFTLLGSDGLINELLIGLGWVENPIGFLSEGDYFWGLITSANIWKGIGWSSIIYLSAMAGIDNELYQAGAVDGLDRFGMMRHITLPSIKTTIVLLWILGIGGILNAGFEQQLLLGNAQTREYWEVIDTYAYKYGIQLGKYSYATAIGLMKSTIGVTLVFSTNKLAKKYMDVSIL, from the coding sequence ATGTCTAAATTATCCCAGGCAACATCAAGTAAAAAGAAGGAATCTATGTTGAATACTATAAAGCGAACCTTCATAAGAGAGAAACAACTATGGTTCATATGCATTCCCTTAATTATATGGGTATTTATTTTTGCCTATATACCGATGTATGGTGTCCTAATGGCCTTTGTTAAATTTGTTCCAGGTAGAAGTATAATGGAATCTGATTGGATTGGATTGCAATATTTTATTCAATTCTTTAGCTCCCCTGATTTCTTAATGGTAATGCGTAATACTTTAGCCATCAGTGGATTGAATATTTTATTTGGTTTTCCCGCGCCTATTATATTAGCTTTATTATTCAACGAATTGAGACTTAGTAAGTTTAAAAAAACTGTTCAGACCATATCTTATTTACCTCACTTTATTTCCTGGGTTGTAACTGCCAGTTTAATTTTCACTTTGTTAGGTAGTGATGGTTTAATCAATGAATTATTAATAGGATTAGGATGGGTAGAAAATCCCATTGGTTTCTTAAGTGAAGGCGATTATTTTTGGGGACTAATTACAAGTGCTAATATCTGGAAAGGCATTGGCTGGTCTTCTATTATCTACCTTTCAGCAATGGCAGGTATCGATAATGAATTATACCAAGCAGGTGCAGTCGATGGGCTTGATCGATTTGGTATGATGAGGCACATTACTCTTCCCTCTATAAAAACGACTATCGTGTTATTATGGATCCTTGGGATTGGCGGTATATTAAATGCTGGTTTTGAACAGCAATTACTATTAGGTAATGCTCAAACAAGAGAATACTGGGAAGTCATTGATACTTACGCCTATAAATACGGTATACAGTTAGGTAAGTATTCTTATGCAACAGCAATAGGGCTTATGAAGTCCACTATAGGTGTTACTTTGGTATTTTCAACTAATAAGTTAGCTAAGAAATATATGGACGTTTCCATATTGTAA
- a CDS encoding carbohydrate ABC transporter permease, with translation MKERYYKKNISNKVFDLFNILFMVIFSFIMLYPFWNQLVLSLNDGLDAMKGGIYFWPRLFSTDAYKMLFEDGNLIKGALVSVLRVVFGTGTCLIATGLLSYVLTVKSFSGKKIIRIIFIFTMYFSGGLIPFYLLIVKLGMTDTFSVYWLPGLVNVYYMLIISSYMQNLPESISESARIDGCSELRIFFQIIFPISKPVFAAIAVYLAVGHWNAWFDALIYNPSGNWDTLQVYLRRLLLEAEAVNQVQNAQLAQNEYRNLSPETLRAAATMVVTLPIVMVYPFFQKYFVSGITLGSVKG, from the coding sequence ATGAAGGAAAGATATTATAAAAAAAATATATCAAATAAGGTTTTTGATCTCTTCAACATCCTTTTCATGGTGATATTTTCATTTATTATGCTTTATCCTTTTTGGAACCAATTAGTACTTTCATTAAATGATGGCTTAGATGCTATGAAAGGAGGTATTTATTTTTGGCCCAGATTATTTTCAACTGATGCTTATAAAATGTTATTTGAAGATGGTAATCTTATTAAAGGTGCTTTGGTATCTGTCTTACGTGTAGTCTTTGGTACAGGAACATGTTTAATTGCTACAGGTTTATTATCCTATGTTTTGACTGTTAAAAGTTTTTCTGGAAAAAAAATAATAAGAATAATATTTATATTTACGATGTATTTTAGTGGTGGCCTTATACCATTTTATTTACTTATTGTTAAGTTAGGGATGACAGATACCTTTTCCGTTTATTGGCTTCCTGGTTTAGTCAATGTTTATTATATGTTAATCATCTCATCCTATATGCAAAACTTACCTGAGTCTATATCAGAATCCGCTAGAATTGATGGATGTAGTGAGCTTCGTATTTTCTTCCAGATTATCTTTCCAATATCCAAGCCTGTTTTTGCAGCTATAGCTGTTTATCTAGCTGTGGGACATTGGAATGCATGGTTTGATGCATTAATTTACAACCCAAGTGGTAATTGGGATACTTTACAAGTCTATCTAAGAAGGTTACTACTTGAAGCAGAAGCAGTTAATCAAGTTCAAAATGCACAATTAGCTCAAAATGAATATCGTAATTTATCCCCAGAAACTTTGCGAGCAGCTGCAACTATGGTTGTTACACTGCCTATCGTCATGGTATATCCATTTTTTCAAAAGTATTTTGTAAGTGGTATTACATTAGGTTCTGTTAAAGGCTAG